A window of Flavobacterium branchiarum genomic DNA:
AACACTATATTTACGATTTGGTTGTTTTTGAGTTTCGTGAGTATTTTCGGTAGCTGTTTCTTGGTGATGCCCATTTTTAGTGGGATTCTCGCAAAGACGCAAAGACGCAAAGCTTATTATATTGTCGTTAAATATGTCGTTTATCCTCTATTTTACCCCTCCTAGCCCTGATAGAAGCGGAAATCCTTGCCCTTTTTTCTTTAAAAAGGACAAGATTGAAGCGCATAGCAGGTAAAAGCTCCTAGAAATAGGTGTGCTTATTAGTTTTTATTGTTTCATACTATATATAGTATACTTCGATACCTAAATATATAAAGTAGAAAAGTCTCCTTATATATATGATAGGTATATATAAAGAAGAAGCCTTCTCAATATGAGAAGGCTTCTTGTAATTTGCTTGAGAATAGAATTCTTAGTTTGTTTTCATTGGTGGTAAATCGAACGCTTTTGATTCGTGTTCGAAATTGTTACGGTGTGCTCCATCGCAGAATGGTTTGTTTGATGACAATCCGCAACGGCAAAGTCCTAATGCTGCTCTTCCTTGTAATCCGTACACTGTACCTTCTGAATCCATTATTTCGAAATCACCCTCTATCTTTATAGATCCGTTTTTATTAATTATCAACTTTGTCTTACTCATAATGCTCTTTTCTTTTTTTGCTCAAAGATTGCAAAATAATTTTCGAAGGTTTTGCATCGAGACATTGTTTTTACGTGTCTAAAGCTTAGTTTAAAACTATTCTATTTTATGAAGTTCATTCTAAAAAGCTGTCTCACTATAACACACAAAGGCTAGACTCGATTTGGCTTGACTTTGGTAATAATGGCTTGTCTTAGTTTTTGATCTTTTGCTCTAGGTTTAATTGTTTCTGTGGTGGGATTCGTTTCTTTAAAAACAAGATCTGTCCTAAATGGCTTGATTGATGCTCCATAACATGAAACCAGCAATATTGATTGGACCAATCGTATTCTTTTTGTACTTCGGCAAACCAAGCATCATCTCGTTTTTTAAGTTCTGCTATGGTTTTTGCTCTTACTTCATTATATATATCTAAATAGTATTGTACTTCATGTCCTTTGAATTCATCGCGTCCGCCTTTATCTAAATTCAATGCTACATCCCATTTTTTCTTTTCTTCTTCATTAAAGCCTCTGTTTTCAAAGGTAAAAACTTGATAATACGCTTCGGCTGCCGCTAGGTGCATTATTAAGGAACCTATTCTGTTTGCTTCGGCATCGTGTAAATAATCTATTTCATATTGGTTCATGTTCTTAACTGTGTTCTCAACACGTCTTTTGAGATCTTCTAACATTGAAATCATTGCGCCAATTTGTGGAGAAGCGCCTTCGACATTTCCAATTTGTGCTTTTAATGGTGGTTTTATTCCACTGCCTTCTAGCAACAGTCCATGATTGCCATCTGTACTTTCTTTGGTAGATGTGATTTTATATTCTTTAACTTTTGTCTTTTCTCCTTTTGAGATTCCTGTATTCCACTTTGGAATTTCGTCATTATTTACAACTGTTTCGAAACTTGAATTAAGCACTTTAACTGGTTCTAGTACCCCTTTGTCATTTTCTATAAATAATTCGAACTTATCAAAATAGAATTTTCCATTATATGAACACAGTCCGCCAAAGTTTAATGATTTTGTATTTGAGTCTATTGTTCCTTCTACTGTGTATGATTTCCATTCCTTTTCTTTAATAGGTCTATCTCTCATGTTATCAAAAAAACGGTCTTCATCATTTTTTGTATCTGTTCTTGCCCATACTCCTGCCCAAGCCGATGGATCATTTGTTTCTACTTTTACTGAAGCAATAACTTTAAACTTTTTCTTAGTGGCTGTTTGTATGTCTAGAGTTTGAGTAAAAGATGTCCAATCTCTTGAAACAATCTTTGGCGCTTGAGCATAAGTCAATAAATGACTTAAAAATAATAGTACTAATGCTGTTTTTTTCATTGTCTGTTTTTTATT
This region includes:
- a CDS encoding CDGSH iron-sulfur domain-containing protein, whose amino-acid sequence is MSKTKLIINKNGSIKIEGDFEIMDSEGTVYGLQGRAALGLCRCGLSSNKPFCDGAHRNNFEHESKAFDLPPMKTN
- a CDS encoding DinB family protein gives rise to the protein MKKTALVLLFLSHLLTYAQAPKIVSRDWTSFTQTLDIQTATKKKFKVIASVKVETNDPSAWAGVWARTDTKNDEDRFFDNMRDRPIKEKEWKSYTVEGTIDSNTKSLNFGGLCSYNGKFYFDKFELFIENDKGVLEPVKVLNSSFETVVNNDEIPKWNTGISKGEKTKVKEYKITSTKESTDGNHGLLLEGSGIKPPLKAQIGNVEGASPQIGAMISMLEDLKRRVENTVKNMNQYEIDYLHDAEANRIGSLIMHLAAAEAYYQVFTFENRGFNEEEKKKWDVALNLDKGGRDEFKGHEVQYYLDIYNEVRAKTIAELKKRDDAWFAEVQKEYDWSNQYCWFHVMEHQSSHLGQILFLKKRIPPQKQLNLEQKIKN